The following proteins are encoded in a genomic region of Corticium candelabrum chromosome 19, ooCorCand1.1, whole genome shotgun sequence:
- the LOC134194784 gene encoding uncharacterized protein LOC134194784 — translation MSDEKSTKDIASIVYEMTKGETLLKAGRSGKPHFRLFHLSNDLSRITWDSAKQKDAGVLISQISDLVIGQKTKVFENSPVPGYEAWSFSVKYLNLSQDRSLDVVCKDKKEFETWTSGIRALMNGFTNLKKVEEVALEADKEKKATPLLSLNSYDMQKQSRLKDEACDIYTWGDGSHGMLGHGEDEEERSPRVVESLLGRNIQMTACGKYHTMALSVGGEVFTWGSGYHGRLGHGNIRDRFLPLMVRELRGMDVEMIACYQTHSAAVCDNGDLYTWGKNSFGCLGYECDKKQLIPRRVKSLGKHYVSVVACGQAHTTIATEDGVMLSFGANNHGQLGHGDLKAQTAPTVVEVLQGVSVVAVACGAEFTAAVTDQGQLWMWGANDSGQLGTGEKVDQLFPARLDSLREYEVCDVSCGDLHTAILTTNGIVYCCGLNKDGQLGQGMTSQRPDFSRPCPVNIPGKITQVSCGSHSTIALTENGRIFTWGCGVGGVLGHGDNKNRLIPTEVEGMSEKHVRMVSCGGSHTAVTVMRSWVPDDEAKLCMACKLKFTTVRRRHHCRKCGGLFCDTCSTKRFPLLTQGYSEPVRVCDRCYMVLTNKT, via the exons ATGAGCGACGAGAAATCGACAAAAGACATCGCATCCATAGTCTACGAGATGACAAAAGGAGAGACACTACTAAAAGCCGGACGCAGC GGAAAACCACATTTCAGGCTCTTCCATCTATCAAACG ATTTGTCGCGAATAACGTGGGATTCTGCGAAACAGAAAGACGCAGGAG TGTTGATCTCACAGATAAGCGACCTCGTGATTGGTCAGAAAACGAAAGTCTTCGAGAATTCGCCAGTTCCGGGTTACGAG GCGTGGTCGTTTTCTGTAAAATATCTTAATCTGTCTCAAGATCGCTCGTTGGATGTTGTGTGTAAAGACAAAAAGGAGTTTGAGACATGGACATCCGGGATACGG GCTCTCATGAATGGCTTTACAAATCTAAAGAAAGTGGAAGAAGTTGCATTAGAAGCCGATAAAGAGAAGAAGGCAACCCCCTTACTTTCA CTGAACAGTTATGACATGCAAAAGCAGTCAAGACTGAAGGACGAAG CTTGTGACATCTACACCTGGGGAGATGGCAGCCATGGCATGCTTGGTCACGGTGAAGACGAAGAAGAGAGATCACCACGTGTGGTTGAGTCTCTACTTGGTCGAAACATCCAGATGACAGCGTGTGGCAAGTACCACACTATGGCACTAAGTG TTGGAGGTGAGGTGTTCACGTGGGGTTCTGGATATCATGGCCGGTTGGGACATGGTAACATCAGAGATAGGTTTTTGCCACTGATGGTTAGAGAACTACGAGGGATGGATGTGGAAATGATTGCCTGTTACCAGACACACTCGGCGGCTGTTTGTG ATAACGGTGACCTATACACGTGGGGCAAAAACTCATTCGGTTGTCTTGGTTACGAATGCGATAAAAAACAACTCATTCCTCGGCGAGTCAAGTCACTAGGTAAGCACTATGTCTCGGTCGTCGCATGTGGACAAGCCCACACAACAATAGCAACAGAGGATGGTGTTATGCTCTCATTTGGAGCCAACAATCATGGCCAGTTGGGTCATGGTGATTTGAAAGCACAAACTGCTCCGACTGTTGTGGAAGTGTTGCAAGGAGTGAGTGTCGTAGCTGTGGCCTGTGGGGCTGAGTTTACGGCTGCTGTGACAG ATCAAGGGCAGCTATGGATGTGGGGCGCCAATGATAGTGGGCAGTTGGGAACTGGAGAGAAAGTTGATCAACTCTTTCCTGCAAGACTTGACAGTCTCAG GGAGTACGAGGTATGTGATGTCAGCTGTGGAGACCTCCATACAGCAATCCTGACAA cgAATGGAATTGTGTATTGCTGTGGATTGAATAAGGATGGTCAACTGGGTCAAGGGATGACTAGTCAACGGCCAGACTTTTCACGGCCTTGTCCTGTAAACATTCCAGGAAAAATTACACAAGTGTCTTGTGGATCTCACTCAACAATAGCACTAACAG AAAATGGTCGCATCTTCACTTGGGGTTGTGGAGTTGGTGGAGTCTTAGGTCATGGAGACAACAAGAACAG ACTGATTCCAACTGAAGTTGAAGGAATGTCTGAGAAACACGTACGGATGGTTTCGTGTGGAGGATCGCACACTGCAGTCACGGTTATGCGTTCTTGGGTTCCTGACGACGAAGCTAAACTTTGTATGGCTTGCAAGCTCAAATTCACAACAGTGAGACGAAGG
- the LOC134194929 gene encoding L-asparaginase 1-like, with the protein MNSRKNVYIAYTGGTVGMKETPDGLQPARDHLQQLMDNMPEFRAEGMPNYFIHEYDPLLDSSNMTPNEWIKIAEDIRDHYSNGERQYDAFVVIHGTDTMAFTASALSFMLENLGKPVLVTGAQIPLCQPRNDARMNLITTLQICSEMTVPEVCVYFNGELLRGCRATKAHADQFKAFESPNFPPLGRVGTCIKINWALVRQPDPHKSMLYMTIHHPVIASIRLFPGIDSKVVSHILQPPLRGLVLETFGVGNAPSSNRALMEALRQGNESGIVIVNVTQCFSGTVNQDGYETGSGLAKVGVISGYDMTCEAALTKLYFLLSRGFSIEKVKHLMQENLRGELTPESERAPISPLLPI; encoded by the coding sequence ATGAACAGTAGAAAGAACGTTTACATTGCCTACACTGGAGGCACTGTCGGAATGAAGGAGACACCAGACGGCCTCCAGCCTGCGAGAGATCACCTCCAACAGCTGATGGACAACATGCCCGAATTTCGCGCCGAAGGAATGCCCAACTATTTCATTCATGAATACGACCCGCTGCTAGATTCATCCAATATGACGCCTAACGAATGGATTAAGATAGCTGAAGACATTAGAGACCACTACTCGAACGGAGAACGTCAATACGACGCTTTCGTCGTCATCCACGGGACAGACACGATGGCGTTTACCGCTTCCGCGCTCAGTTTCATGCTCGAGAATCTGGGAAAACCGGTACTCGTGACTGGAGCTCAAATCCCCCTGTGCCAACCGCGCAACGATGCCCGGATGAACCTCATCACAACTTTACAGATTTGCTCCGAGATGACAGTCCCggaggtttgtgtgtattttaatGGCGAACTCCTGCGTGGTTGTCGCGCGACGAAAGCTCATGCGGATCAATTCAAGGCGTTTGAGTCTCCGAATTTTCCACCCCTGGGAAGGGTGGGTACATGCATTAAAATCAATTGGGCTTTAGTCCGACAGCCCGACCCTCATAAATCAATGCTATACATGACTATACATCATCCGGTTATTGCATCTATTCGTCTGTTTCCAGGAATCGATTCCAAAGTTGTATCTCATATTCTGCAGCCGCCCCTTCGAGGGCTTGTGTTGGAGACGTTTGGGGTCGGTAATGCTCCATCGAGCAACAGAGCCCTAATGGAAGCACTAAGGCAAGGAAACGAATCTGGAATTGTGATCGTAAACGTCACTCAGTGTTTTTCTGGCACTGTAAATCAAGATGGATACGAAACAGGAAGTGGGTTGGCAAAGGTGGGTGTGATAAGTGGATATGATATGACGTGTGAGGCCGCACTGACAAAACTCTATTTTCTGTTGAGTCGAGGATTCTCAATTGAAAAAGTGAAACACCTGATGCAAGAAAACTTGAGAGGAGAATTAACTCCCGAAAGCGAACGAGCTCCTATCTCCCCTCTGTTGCCAATCTGA
- the LOC134195273 gene encoding growth factor receptor-bound protein 2-like, producing MEAVADYDFDGNQADELPFKKHTIVKILNMDEDKNWFKAEKDGREGFVPALYLKLKPHLWFKGKVPRVKAEEILKKQHVDGSFLVRESESSPGEFSLSVLFAGQVQHFKVLRDGAGKYFLWVQKFVSLNELIAYHRTTSVSRTQNIYLRDIPEPKKEHQARAMYDFAPQEDGELRLRRGDIITVTDSSDNNWWRGTCSGAHGMFPKAYVEDC from the exons ATGGAAGCTGTAGCCGATTATGATTTTGACGGCAACCAGGCCGACGAATTGCCGTTCAAGAAACACACCATTGTCAAG atCCTCAACATGGACGAAGACAAGAACTGGTTTAAGGCCGAGAAGGATGGGAGAGAAGGTTTTGTTCCTGCTCTGTATTTGAAGCTCAAACCGCATTT ATGGTTTAAGGGCAAGGTCCCTCGAGTGAAGGCGGAAGAGATTCTAAAAAAGCAGCATGTGGATGGATCATTTCTTGTGCGAGAAAGTGAAAGCTCTCCGG GAGAATTCtcattgtctgttttgtttgctggtcAAGTGCAGCATTTCAAGGTGTTGAGAGATGGTGCCGGGAAGTACTTCTTGTGGGTGCAGAAATTTGTGTCGCTCAATGAGCTCATTGCCTACCACAGGACTACGTCTGTGAGTCGAACACAGAACATCTATCTTCGAGATATTCCGGAA CCAAAAAAGGAGCACCAGGCTCGTGCCATGTACGACTTTGCTCCTCAAGAGGACGGAGAACTACGACTACGACGAGGCGACATCATCACAGTGACTGACTCAAGCGACAACAACTGGTGGAGAGGAACCTGTAGTGGTGCCCACGGCATGTTTCCCAAGGCATATGTGGAAGATTGTTGA